The following nucleotide sequence is from Streptomyces sp. NBC_00237.
GATGGGTGAGGAAGCGCTCGTTGAGCTCGATGAAGTACTCGGGCCCCGCGGTGAGTTCCACCCCGGCCGCGTGTTCCATCTGCCGGTAACTGACGATCATCCGGGCGTCCGGCAGACGCAGGTGGGAGACGAGCGCGCGGGCCACCTCCTGGGCCCCCAGATGCGGATCGTCCTGTACGGAGAAGGCCACGTCGGCGGGGAACACGCTCGGCACGTACGCGTGCACGCCGTCCTCGCCGATCCGCCGGTAGAGCGCGGTGAGGGCCGCCCGCACCGTGTCCAGGTGCGGGAAGCCGTGCTCGACCTCGCTGCCGATGTCCGCGATGCCCATGTGCGCCCCTTCTGCCACCGGTCCAGGATGCCCGTCGACGCCCGCCGCGGGCTGGCCGAAAAGGAACCCTTGTCGGCCGATGGATCAACTCCACATAATCCAACAGCGCGTTGACGGGCTCATGCCAGCGTTGCATCGGTGCGTGCCGTGTGTGATGTGTGTGCTCCGTGCGTGTTCGGCAGGTGCTCCGTGCAGTGCGCTTCCCTCTCCACCCCCCACGAAAGGCACTCCGTTGAAGAACGTACTCCGTGCCATCAAGAGATCCGCCGTCATAGGCGCGGTCGCGCTCGCCGCATTCAGTCTCCAGCCCGCGGGCGCCTCCGCGGGAACCACCGGAACCCCCGGCACCCAGCCCGTCGTTGGAGGAACGCGCGCCGCCCAGGGCGAGTTCCCGTTCATGGTCCGCCTCTCCATGGGCTGTGGCGGCGCGCTCTACGCCAAGGACATCGTCCTCACCGCCGCCCACTGCGTCGACGGCTCCGGGAACAACACCAGCATCACCGCCACCGCCGGCGTCGTGGACCTCCAGAGCTCCAGCGCCATCAAGGTGAAGTCCACCAAGGTCCTCCAGGCCCCCGGCTACAACGGCAGCGGCAAGGACTGGGCGCTCATCAAGCTGGCCAAGCCGATCAACCAGCCCACGCTGAAGATCGCCACCAACACCTCGTACAACTCCGGCACCTTCACGGTCGCCGGCTGGGGCGCGGCCCGCGAGGGCGGGGCGCAGCAGCGCTACCTGCTCAAGGCGCAGGTGCCCTTCGTGTCCGACGCGTCGTGCAAGACGTCGTACAGCGACCTCATCCCCGGCGAGGAGATCTGCGCCGGGTACGCGCAGGGCGGCACGGACACCTGCCAGGGTGACTCCGGCGGCCCGATGTTCCGCAAGGACAACGCGGGCGCGTGGATCCAGGTCGGCATCGTGAGCTGGGGCAACGGCTGCGCCCGGCCGAACTACCCGGGCGTGTACACGGAGGTCTCGACCTTCGCGTCGGCGATCGCGCAGGCCGCTTCGACCCTGTAAGGGGTCTTGTGCGAGGGGCGGGGCTGCTGTGCACGCGTGCGGTACGGCGTGCAGGGGCCCCGCCCCTTCCGTGTGCACGGGGCTGGTAGTCAGGGGCGCGGAGCTGTGACATGTACGGCTCCGCCGCGCGGGCGCGAGCAGCCACGGCGCACTCGCACATACCCGAGACCAGCAGCGCGGCGAGCGCTTCGGGGAAGCGGCGGGCAGGGGGCTTGTCCCGCGCCGTGGCCTGGACTGCGTCCGATTCCCGCCCGCGCGCAGTGGCCTGGACTGCGACGGATTCTCGCCCGCGCGCGGTGGCCTGGACCGCGACCCATCCCCGTCCCGGGCAGTGGCCTGGACTGCGACGGATTCTCGCCCGCGCGCGGTGGCCTGGACCGCGACCCATCCCCGTCCCGGGCAGTGGCCTGGACTGCGACGGATTCTCGCCCGCGCGCGGTGGCCTGGACCGCGACCCATCCCCGTCCCGGGCAGTGGCCTGGACTGCGACGGATTCTCGCCCGCGCGCGGTGGCCTGGACCGCGACCCATCCCCGTCCCGGGCAGTGGCCTGGACTGCGACGGATTCTCGCCCGCGCGCGGTGGCCTGGACCGCGACCCATCCCCGTCCCGGGCAGTGGCCTGGACCGCGACCCACCCCCGCCCGCACGCAGCGGCCTGAACCCCAGCCCAGCGCCACCCTCACCCCCACCCCCGCGCCGTAGAACCGCACCCCCGACCGGGTCGGGGCCGACCAGGCCGGGTCCCCTACCCCACCGCCCCCGTCATCTCACCCCCACCTCCCTCCACCTCCAGCACCCACACCTCATTCACCCCGTCCCTCACCACCGCCCCCGGCACAAACAGCGCCCCCTGCGGCCCCACCCCCGGCCAGTACCGCCCCAGGCAGAACCCGTTCACCCACACGAACCCCCGCCCCCACCCCGGCAACTCCAGCCCCGCATCCCCGCTCCCGCCCTCGGCGACGGTGAACTCTCCCGAGTAGAGCCCCGCAGGGAGCCCGTCCGACCCACCCGCCCCACCCGACCCACCCGGCACCCCGCGGAACCCCACCTTCCGCACCGCCCCCGCATCCTCGAACGCCTCCAGCCGCAGCCCCCTCGACCGCACCCCGTGCAGATACTGCCGCTCGTGCAGCACACCCCCCGTCAGCCCCTTCGACTCCCCGACCCGGGGCCCGTAATTGACCCGCCCCAGCGACTCCACCCACAGCTCCACCACCGCGGGCCCCGCCACCGGCTCCGCCAGAAAACAGTCCTCCTCCGTCAGGGACCCCGCCCGCACCCCGTCCACCCACACCACCGCCCGGTCCCGCAGCCCCCGCACCCCCAGCGGATACGCCTGCCTCGGCCCCGGCACCTCCACCCGGTAGCGGACCAGCCCCCGCCCCACCCCCAGCTCCTCGAACGTCGCCGGAACACCGCGTTCCGTCTCCTCGCCGCCCAGCGCCTCCAGTACGTCCCCCAGCGGCGCCCACTGCGTGAACTCCACCTCCAGCGGACCCGCCAACCGCACCGGCGGTTCCGGCACCTCCGGAAGCGGACCCTCCGCGTACGGTGCGAGCACCTCCCGGAAACGCCAGAACTTCTCCGTCGGCCGCCCGAACTCGTCAACGGGCGCGTCGTAGTCGTACGACGTCACCGTCGGCTGAAGCTCCCCGCCGTGCAGCTCACCGGCCCGGTTCGCCCCCGCCCAGCCCGCGAAGTTCGTCCCGCCGTGCGCCATGTACAGGTTCACCGACGCCCCGCACTCCAGGATCTCCCGCAGCGCCGCCGTCGCGTCCCCCGCGTCCCGTACGACCCTCGAAGCACCCCAGTGCTCGAACCACCCGCACCAGAACTCCATGCACATCAAAGGCCCCGACGGCTGATGCGCCCGCAGCGTCTCGAACGCCGCCCGCGCCCCCGACCCGAAGTTCGCCGTCGCCAGCACCCCCGGAATCGAACCGCCCGTCAGCATGTGGTCCTCCGGCCCGTCCGAGGTGAACAGAGGCACCATCACCCCCACCTCCCTCAAGAACCCCGCCAAACGCCCCAGATACACCGCGTCCGACCCGTAACTCCCGTACTCGTTCTCCACCTGCACCATCACCACCGGACCGCCCCGCGTGACCTGCCGCTGCACCACCTGCGGCAGCAACCGCCGGAACCACCGCTCCACCTGCCCCAGATACGCCCCGTCGCGCGTCCGCACCCGCGTGCCCAACGGCCCGGTCAGCCAGTGCGGCAGCCCGCCGTTCTCCCACTCCGCGCAGATGTAGGGCCCCGGGCGCACGATCGCCCACAGCCCCGCCTCCGCCACCGCGTCCAGGAACCGGCCCGGCGCGTCCACGTCGTGGAACCGGCCCGGCTCCGGCTCGTGCAGGTTCCACGGG
It contains:
- a CDS encoding beta-galactosidase family protein, with amino-acid sequence MADFTVGDQDFLLDGRPVRLLSGALHYFRVHESSWGHRLRMLRAMGLNCVETYVPWNLHEPEPGRFHDVDAPGRFLDAVAEAGLWAIVRPGPYICAEWENGGLPHWLTGPLGTRVRTRDGAYLGQVERWFRRLLPQVVQRQVTRGGPVVMVQVENEYGSYGSDAVYLGRLAGFLREVGVMVPLFTSDGPEDHMLTGGSIPGVLATANFGSGARAAFETLRAHQPSGPLMCMEFWCGWFEHWGASRVVRDAGDATAALREILECGASVNLYMAHGGTNFAGWAGANRAGELHGGELQPTVTSYDYDAPVDEFGRPTEKFWRFREVLAPYAEGPLPEVPEPPVRLAGPLEVEFTQWAPLGDVLEALGGEETERGVPATFEELGVGRGLVRYRVEVPGPRQAYPLGVRGLRDRAVVWVDGVRAGSLTEEDCFLAEPVAGPAVVELWVESLGRVNYGPRVGESKGLTGGVLHERQYLHGVRSRGLRLEAFEDAGAVRKVGFRGVPGGSGGAGGSDGLPAGLYSGEFTVAEGGSGDAGLELPGWGRGFVWVNGFCLGRYWPGVGPQGALFVPGAVVRDGVNEVWVLEVEGGGGEMTGAVG
- a CDS encoding trypsin-like serine protease, yielding MKNVLRAIKRSAVIGAVALAAFSLQPAGASAGTTGTPGTQPVVGGTRAAQGEFPFMVRLSMGCGGALYAKDIVLTAAHCVDGSGNNTSITATAGVVDLQSSSAIKVKSTKVLQAPGYNGSGKDWALIKLAKPINQPTLKIATNTSYNSGTFTVAGWGAAREGGAQQRYLLKAQVPFVSDASCKTSYSDLIPGEEICAGYAQGGTDTCQGDSGGPMFRKDNAGAWIQVGIVSWGNGCARPNYPGVYTEVSTFASAIAQAASTL